The segment CGCCCTTCACCAATGTGAGCTAGTTCTCATGACACCCCGTGAGGTAGGTCACGTGTCCACACTTAGCCGGTGTGCAAAGGCCTCTGAGTGCTATGGTGACACAGCTGGGGTTACAGGTTAGAAATTGCTGGCTCCAGTCCTGTGCTTGTCAGGCCACACGCTTCGCACATTGGTTACTTGCACCAGTGTCCTATTGTGGAACCCAGGCTCTGTGCGCTGGCTCCTGGCAAGGCGCAGTCTGCAGCGGTGCAGTCACAAAGTGGGCAGGGTGATTCCTCTTTCCTTTTAATAACAGCAACCAAAGCCCACGTGTAACAGTTCAGATACAGCCATGGCTGTGTCTGTCTCCCCCAGCTGGGGGCCCCTCCCTAGTGCCTTGGGTTGCTGTAATCCGGAGCCCCAGGAGGTCTCAGACAGCAACCCGTGCTCTGAGTCAGTCAGTCTGTAACTTTCCCTGGTAGCCAGTACCAGCCGTGGGTCTCTCCCATTATCTTCCCAGGGTGCATTTCTCTGCCCTACCAAGCCTGGGCTGAGCCAGCCCGCTTCGCTTCCCTCACTGTTGCTCCAGCTTCTCATCAGCTGAGACACAAACTCCAGGCAGGCTGTGCAGTCATGGAGGCACAGACTCCCCCTGTGCACTGACGCGGAGCCTGCCCTCTctgcaggctgggggaggaggaggtggagctggggagTTCCTCTCCTGGCACGCTCTAAACTCGGCTGTCTGCAGGTGGGGCGTGGGGAGCCTTGGTGCCCAGTTTCCTGAGGATTTGCTGGCCCCAGGCTGGCTTCAGCCactgttttccctcccctctgctgcttcctACCCCAGTTACTTCTTAGTGTATGATCAGACCAGGAAGTGCTGGCCGACTCCTTTGTCAATCATTCTTTGCACTAAAGAAATTTTAAAGAGACAGGATCCCAGGAGGTCTGGGGCATTGCTGGAAGCAGCTACGAATCCCAGGAACTGGATTCTTAATTCACTGGATGGCTGCGCTAGGCCCAGTGTTCTGCCTTTCAGTCTGGCATGCAGAGCAGTGTAACCGGCACCTCCAGCTCTTCCGGCTGCACTGGAGACCAGCTGGCAGGGAGGATATTAATGTGACCATGTCTTTGGTGACGAAACAAATCTGGAACATCTTTTGGGTGACTCCAGAATACGAGGGTGGGAGCTATGAAAATCTGGGCAGGGGATGTATATCTTGAAGGCAGGAACAGGGAGTGTGTGGCTGTTTGGTCCAGGGTTGTATGTCTTGCttgggtttgggggtgggaatgCATATCAGTGAGGGAAAGGATGGTTTATGAAGGTGCCTGTCTTAACGTCTCTCCTTGCTGAGCTTTGCCCTGGTGCCATATTAGGGGTGTTTAGGACATTCTGGGCTCGATTTGCTGGCCATGTACCGATTCTTTGTGCACTGCCACACTGGGAGTTCGGGGGCACAATTAGGATATCCCGGGATCCATAGTGCATGAAAAGGGGGTGGCTAGCTGGGCCTGGAAAGGGCTCCGCTGTTCTAGCAGTGCAGTGTTTATAGTAGAGTAGGGGTACTGGGAGAAGAGGCAGAATGCCaggccaggaggaggtggggaaagtAGGATGAGCACAGGGCAGACGGGCTGGTAGGGCACAGATTAATTAGAATCAGGAGGGAATCTACGTTTCAGAACACTACGTGCACCCCCACTAAACCTGGGATCTGACCACTGGATGGCTGGTGGGAGGCttatgaagtgctttgaagatgacaAGTGCTGTGCTTGTGCTGAGTATTAGTGCCTGTGTGGAATGGCACTGCTGTGTGAAAGTCTCCATTCTTGCTAGCCCCTTACTGCTAATCTGGGCCATATGGAAACTGGGAATGGGATGGGGTCAAGATAAAGAGCTGTCAGGCTGATGAGCGACCAGCAGAGGCGGGGGAGGGATCTGGTAGAGCCTTTGGGCCTGTTCTCTTTATGAAAGTGTCGTGACTGAAGGTCtggcacaggaagggaagaacaaagCACAATAATCTAAGTGGTAGCTAAAATACCAAGAAGTGGCTTTTCACTTCCTATGTCTAAGAAGAAGAAAGTTTCCATTTCTGGTTGCTAGAGGCAGCCTTGACCCTGCTGGAACCATGCAACTTGCCAGCTGAGCTAAGCATAAATCTaaccacagcagaaagcaaacccCGCCGGCCTTCCACCCACTTGGCCTGTATAGCTGTCGCTGCTGCAAACAGAAGTGTCCTCCAGCCTGACACCAACTTCTCAATAACCACCACCTGCCACCAGGCTACCCCGGTGGTCTTCAAATTCTGCTAATTAATTTGTATCAAATGTTCATCCCCAGTCAACTGATAATCTACAGAAAGGGTTCTGTGTGAATTCTCCTGAAGCTGCTTACACCTGTGTCTCCTTCCTATTACATTCTTGCATTGCAAGCTCTGGGAACACATTGTACAATGCTCCGTATCAGACACCTGCCTGGAGGCACTAAgacattgtaccttctgttctTGGCCTCTGCAGGACATTCTTAATGCCACTGACCTTGAGAAATGTTCTTCATCCCAAACACAGAACTTACGAGCATCTTTAAACATGCCCAGGTGGCTCTATCCTGCTTTACAGCTTTCTGACTTAAATACCCCTTTAAAATGGAAGCAGACCTTCTGCATGTTCTACCCATGGCGTGGCTGCACAGATTGATACTGACGGTGCATCTGCAAACCATATGAAGTATGGGGGAGGTCTCTTTACTCTGGAGAATCTGCTTTTGTtgctagcacagtggggtcttggTCTGTTACCAGGGCTCCTCGTCCTGCAGTAACACAATTAATGATGGAAGCAGAACATAGATCAAGTGTTTTCCTCTTCCTGAGAATAGAACTGGCTTCCCTTAGAACTATCCTCTGTTTTAAACCCCTCTGAAAACTGTCCTGTGTGCTCTGGTTGTGGGTTGGCTCTAAGGTCTGGTTACTATTCTCCTTTAGGCTGTGATAATATAGTCATCATCTGGAATGTGGGAACAGGTGAAGCCCTTATAAACCTGGATGACATGCATCTGGACATGATTTACAATGTGAGCTGGAATCGCAACGGCAGCCTGATCTGTACAGCTTCTAAAGACAAAAAAGTCCGAGTCATTGACCCTAGGAAACAAGAAATCGTTGCTGTGAGTATGTTAAAACCAGTGGAGTGTCAGTGCGGGAGATGCTTAGCAAAAGCATGTAGACAACCtcagtgtttgtgttttgtttaatgtTGAGAGATTTGCAAAGCTGGTGAAATGTTACAGGAAGGATAGCAGTGCTGAGGCACTCCGTCTAATTTTATTGGCATTTGTGCTTGAATTATCAACATTTTGGGCCCGATTTTTAAATCTGCACAAGGGTAATTTCTTGCATAATTTTCAGGCAAAATTGTGTACCTATAGATGCAGTGGGAGAGTTAGTGGCATAGCTGTCTATTTGCATGTGCTGTAGCTTGCTGAAATAtcagttcattttaattttgcttttagaATGTGTAATTCTGCATGATAGGCGGCGCTGAAAGAAACCAACTGAACAGATGCTACTTCTCTTGTATGTTAGTAATTATTTTTTCACCTGGAGCTTTGGGCAAGGACTCTATACCGTCTGGTCAGCTTCTTGGGGCAGTGGTTCTGTGCAACTCGACAAATAGAATTTGGGTTAATTCATCATGAATCTGGATTTCTCTTGAGTGCTGAATGTTTTTCTCTGCAAATCCAtttcaggaaaaggagagggcCCATGAGGGAGCGCGGCCCATGAGAGCCATCTTCCTCTCCGACGGCAACGTCTTTACCACCGGCTTCAGCCGCATGAGTGAACGGCAGCTCGCCCTGTGGAATCCTGTATGTGCCATCCAGCTTGTCCTTAGTTATAATGCTGTCATAAGTTACTAACCAAGACACCCTGCTAGTTACTGCAGCGGTTACATTTTATTAATGAGATTATATTCCCCTTCTCCTTAACTCTCTAATCCTGCCCCTACATGTCACAGCTGAGGACAGTGTCAACCTGTTTAGGCCCCAAATTTGTATCTGTAAAGGAAATTGACTCTTGTATAATCTCCTTGGAGGAAGTCTTCTGTGTCTTCCCAAGAACAGTGAAGGCATAACAGCAGCTAAATATTCAAAGCTGCATTTATTATTGAACAGATCAGAAAATATATGCAAAGCAGTGGTGTCCTAGAACAAGCCAGCCAAGCCAAACCTAAATCTGACCAAAGCAAAAAGCAGATCCTGCAGATCTTCCGAGAGGGCCACTTCCATCCGAAATTTTTCATGTGCCAACACAGTGTGATATCTAGCTGTGACATGGTCTGTTTCTTAGATTGTGCAATAGACTCTCTAATCTCTTCCTTAACTTGGCGTGTGTTTGGGGGGACCTGTTAAAAACAGCTTTTGATAGCAGGTCCTCAGAAAACCAGTGTTCTCTCAAACAATGACTGTGCATGCTACAATGTAAGGTCCTTCAGAAAAGTGAAACTGCTGTTGGTCATTCCCCAAACAGTAGGAATCACAAAGGATTTAGCAAATGAATTTACTGGGGATTTCTGTTCTCTAATGATCTAATACAAATCTCATTTGCAGAAAAATATGGATGAGCCAATAGCCCTGCACGAAATGGACACCAGCAATGGGGTGCTGCTTCCATTCTATGACCCGGACACCAATATCATTTACTTGTGTGGCAaggtatggagcagcttccaaGAGGAGCAAAGTGGTTGTGCAGCAGTTTGCTTGTGAGAGCCTGTTGAGATAATGAACCTTGATTACACTGGACATCTGTTTTGTGATAGCCATGCTAATAGGTCTGTCTGAatgatggggagggatagctcggtggtttgagcattggcctgctaaacccagggttgtgagctcaatccttgagggggccatttagggaactggggtaaaaatctgtctggggattggtcctgctttgagcagggggcaggactagatgacctcctgaggtccctgccagccctgatattctatgaatgcaGCAGTAGACTGATAGTGACTAGGGAGGCTGAGATGAGGCCATTAGCTGCCTGATGATCAGTGAAAATTTCAGCTGGAGAAAATTAACAATAAAATGTACATTACTCACGGGGCAATTGTTTCTGATGCTTCTCTCCTTTTATGTGATGCGTTTTGAAGGTCGGATTGTTACGAGATATTCCCTTCGCCTCCCATGTAATGGAAATGCCACTGGTCCCTGAATTTAACCCCTCCATTGTTGCCTCACCTACCCAGTACATTGTGGGTGCCCGTGTCTCCAGCACTGCCTCATTCACGTCCGCTTTGGACTGCAGACGTTCCAGTGCAGCACAGTGTTCATAGTATTGCCATTGTGTTTGACAGCTGCATAGAAGCTGGAGGTGGCTTGCGCACTAGCATGACGCATTCCTTCTCTCTTCAGGGAGGAGGCTCCACAGCAGATGTCAGCCTGCTTTTTGTGTAAAGGACATGGGGCCTCGTTAGAAAGGGAGCCCCTCCACGTCCTAAGTACAGTATCCCAGGGCCAAGAGGGGATCCCAGGGCCATGGAATAGTCACTGCCCCTTTCATTCTCCTTCTTCTTTGTTCCCTGCAGGGTGACAGCAGCATTCGCTACTTTGAGATCACAGATGAATCCCCATATGTCCACTACCTCAACACCTTCAGCAGCAAAGAACCGCAGAGGGGGATGGGGTTCATGCCAAAGAGGGGCCTTGATGTGAACAAGTGTGAAATCGCCAGGTAATGAAGTGCTGAGTAGCTGGCACGTGGATGTGAGCAACACAGCTAATCGCGCTAGCCCATTTATATTCCTGCTTTCGGTGCACATCCTGGGCTGTGCCAGCCAGGTTCATGTAGTACAAAGCAAAACAACCTCACACAAGCAAGAGATGTATTTGGTACAAGAACTGAAGGAGGTAGGAGCACTTAAAAGCTCAATTCGATGTGTGATCTGAGACAGTGACACAAATAACGACTGATTTAGAGACCTCTCGCTCGCTCTCGTGTTCTGTCAGGATTTCTGTAGTACCCTTCGCTCTGTGACAAGTGCTGATATTTCTGCTAGGGATAATATGGTCTGAACTGAAAGTGGGTCAGTGTTTGGGTTGAGACTAATGGACTGATGGACAGTATCTAACACAGCAAGCTGCCGGAATCAGCTTTGCTAAAACCAAGTGTTCCATCGAGGCAGTTCTGctctatactgggtcagacgtAAGGGTTAATATTAAAGGGATATCTCTTTGACAGTCTAGCATTAATCTCCTTCCAGGCTGTACAGTGCTGCTTCATAAACTTAGATTAGAAACAATTTCGGACTCTTGGAGAACAGTACAGCAGCACTGGCTTAACCAAAGATTGTGACATGGCTGAAAACTGCCAGCGAAAGCCATGCCAAGTAAACATCCCATGGTAAGGAAGAGGCACCTACCATAATCGTTTAATTGGTAGTTGTCTTCTAGCTCAAAATACGAGTAGAGGTGGAAGACTGGTGTGGAGATAGGCCGTGTATAATGCAGCAGCCTGGTGGCCAGAGATGCAGTGCGTGTAGCCTATATTTGTAtagtgctcatcaccatagtctCAGCAGCGATCTGTGACATACTGAGGGCATCGTCAGGCCAAACTGAAGAGACTGCCTAAAGAATCTTGTTTCCATGTGCTGTTCTCTTCGCCCGTCAGTCCACCCAGTCATGAAAGGTATAGAAGCACTGGAGCACAAAGCTGGGTAGTTTTCACCAGCCTTTAGAAAAGCCCCTTCAACTGCTGGgtgtaatgggggggggggggattaccCAGCTGAAACCTCTTAATCATTTTCTCTTTActgtctcttccccctgccccttgaTCACTAGTATCCATTTGGGTGAACAGGAATCAAGCCCAGCTTTCATGTGCCGACTGGCATTTGCTCCCACTAAGttgtgcttttttctttttgaaagattCTTCAAACTTCATGAGCGGAAGTGCGAGCCCATTATCATGACTGTTCCCCGAAAGGTGAGGTGCTGCCTGCAGTGCAAGTTACATAGCGCCTTCCAGCCCAAAGCATGTTACTAATTAATTCCTTCTGacttctagtctgaccttttcCAAGATGACCTGTATCCCGATACGGCTGGTCCTGAAGCAGCTCTGGAAGCTGAAGAGTGGTTTGAGGGGAAGAATGCTGATCCCATTCTCATTTCTTTGAAACATGGGTACATTCCAGGCAAAAACAGGGACCTCAAGGTGGTCAAAAAGAACATACTGGACAACAAGCCTGCAGCAAACAAGAAAAGTGATCTCATTAACACCCCAAAGAAAGCAGCAGACACATCAAATATTGTGAGTAACATCTCACAGGCCAGCAGGGAGTGGCGCTGGAGTCTCAGGCAGGGGGGCTCTACCCTCTGAATCAGTAAAAAACCAAATGCCCTCATTACACTGGGCCCCCATCCCTGTAGTAACAGCCTAGCTAGCTACCATGGACTTAGGGCCCAGGGGCTGCATGGGTGTATGGCTTTCCAGACAAGAGGTAAGTCCAAGATCACTTGTAGCTATTGAAGTGCCCTGTGAACCTTTTGCACAAATGTGTGTTAGGCCTGGTGATCTGGCCACACACTTATATGGGGGATTTACATTCTCTCAGCCCAGTTCCCCGGCAGAGCTGCACTGGGAGGAATAGTTTTGTGCTGCTAGGCAGTGGCAGAGTTTGAAATGGCTTGTGACACTAAAAGTCCTTCTCCCACACTGGGAACTCGTTCCCACAGGAATCTGATTCCCACAGGAAAGCAGCTGGTTAACAGAGGAACTTTGGATCCTAATTCATGAGCCCATCATTTGTCTAAAACCAAACACAACAAATCAGACAAGAGTGGACTGCTGAGGAGGAGAATGTGAAATGCCCTGTGGGCTGACTTTACTGGCTGACAGGTGCTCTAAGAGGGTTGGTTATAAGAGCAGATTTGGTGCATCAGGCCATTGAACGGGTGGCTATTAATAAAGGGGAATATAAACTCCATTAAAAAGCAAACCCTGGCCCTGTGTACCCTTTAAATTTGCACTAACTCCATTAGAAACactgctggttgctgttccattAGCATGCTACCCTGTGTCAGAAGCTTCATGTTAGCACTCAACCACATGATTTCCAGCCATCTCAGCTGGTTTATCTGTAAGAATCTCCCTTTGAAATCCCTTTGTGCTGGAACATGTTTGCTTTGGAAACCTCCAACTTCAATATGCAGAATTGCTCCTTCTGGCTAAGTTTTAATgaattctggttttgttttttgtttggttccAGCAAAACGAAGCCAAATTGGATGAGATTTTGAAAGAGCTTAAATCTATAAAAGACACAATCTCCAATCAAGATGAGCGCATTTCCAAGTTAGAACAACAGATGGCGAAGATGACAGTTTGAGAGCAAAGGGAGCAGAACTTtaagctggagcagggctggggatgcacTGCCATTCAAGAAGACATTCCATTTCAGAAGTTGTCAAGCAGCAGCGTGCAGCATTCCAATAAGAACTTTATTATTCTCCTAAATTAACTTCAGCGAAAGCTGATGATTAAAAGCCAAGCTTTTTAGTGAATTTTTCTGATGTTTTAATGTGTTACGTGACTTGGTCAAAATTAAGTCAAAAGAATAAGTGCTACTTTTACAGTTTGTTTCCAGATGTTATGAATTTTTGCAAACAAACTATTCTGATTTTCAGTGTTGTGCCCAATTATCCTTTTGTAGAATTAGGGACCAGTGCCACATTGTTcttaaccatttttttaaagttgccaaaaaaaaaaaagtagccttttatttttcctgtttggcacttttcagtatttgttttttaactctAAAGGgacagcactgtgtgtgtgtgtgtgtgtgtgtgtgtgtgtatagagacTGGGGTAtggctgtgcatgtgtgtgtttatactGTGTGAAGAACAAAATGAAGCTGTTTTGTATAAATCTTCATCTTTGAATAATCTGATCAGTTCCATTTGCAGTGTGGACAAGGCCATTATAGAGCCCCTCCCATAAACCCAAGTGAGTTGACTTTACTGCCTTTTTAACAGTGGCCCAGTCACCATTAGCACCTAGCGAAAAAACTTGGTTGTGAGTGAAGTGACTCATGTCACCCATAACTCATTTCCCTTTCTACATTCGAGAGACTGAATCCTTGTCCTGGAGTCATGCTGTCCTCTTTCCGACACCCTGTGCTTGGATTATCCCAACATGGTCAGAATgggcattttgttttttaaaggccaAATACTTTTTACACAGCAGACGTTCATTCTGTTTATCAGCTAACATAAGGTGTAAGGGTGCACAGCGAAATAGCTAAGACAAATGCCCAGAATTCTAATTTGCAAGCCAGTGGGACGTGAGCACATAGCCAAGTTTTCCATTTTGTCTATTCCAATCCTTTGCCTAGCTGTAAATGTGTGTATCTGCATTAAATGCTGCAAGACCAGGCTCCTTTGCTCATAAGGAAGCTATTAAATTTGTGAGCTTAAACTCTTTTTGCCCCCGTTTTTGATGCTGAGAAGTTCCAGCTCCAATATGGCTTTCAGATCAATTGGAAACAGTTGGGTAACTTTACAATGACAGGtctccaaaaacaaaaaatattctccctctctctctctattggtAACCCCACCAGCTATAGTAAGATCCCATCCCAGGGAACAAAAGATTTCCTGAAATATAAGTGACCTTTATCTCCAGTCCCATTGCAGTCCTAGCTTTTCTGCGTTGGTCTCAGAAACCTTTGAGATTCTCAGGTGAAAGACTCAGTGTAAGTGCATGTTAATCCAAAGCCAACATCCTGACTTGGGTGTGGGGCTCCGAGTGTGCAGTgactgcctcagcccagtgaatgTCTGCTTATCGTGAGGGTCTGCGTTATGAGAGGGAGTGGTGTTTGGTGATGAACGCAGCTTCCCAGGTGGGCCCTGATGAGGCTTGCAAAGGATTTA is part of the Chelonoidis abingdonii isolate Lonesome George chromosome 22, CheloAbing_2.0, whole genome shotgun sequence genome and harbors:
- the CORO1C gene encoding coronin-1C isoform X2, translated to MRRVVRQSKFRHVFGQAVKNDQCYDDIRVSRVTWDSSFCVVNPKFVAIIIEASGGGAFLVLPLHKTGRIDKSYPTVCGHTGPVLDIDWSPHNDQVIASGSEDCTVMVWQIPENGLTLSLTEPVVVLEGHSKRVGIVAWHPTARNVLLSAGCDNIVIIWNVGTGEALINLDDMHLDMIYNVSWNRNGSLICTASKDKKVRVIDPRKQEIVAEKERAHEGARPMRAIFLSDGNVFTTGFSRMSERQLALWNPKNMDEPIALHEMDTSNGVLLPFYDPDTNIIYLCGKGDSSIRYFEITDESPYVHYLNTFSSKEPQRGMGFMPKRGLDVNKCEIARFFKLHERKCEPIIMTVPRKSDLFQDDLYPDTAGPEAALEAEEWFEGKNADPILISLKHGYIPGKNRDLKVVKKNILDNKPAANKKSDLINTPKKAADTSNIQNEAKLDEILKELKSIKDTISNQDERISKLEQQMAKMTV